The following are encoded together in the Corticium candelabrum chromosome 1, ooCorCand1.1, whole genome shotgun sequence genome:
- the LOC134188272 gene encoding collagen triple helix repeat-containing protein 1-like — MFSFFVTVLVLIQVIATSGGQSVSDERNQQACVSAGVPGVPGSPGVNGSPGRDGMKGEKGMNGEKGLVGDAGAQGIKGEEGRKGEKGIKGERGLVGDVGSKGNAGKIGPQGPRGIKGETGRKGEKGEAMTLNWKQCVWNRYDHKDSGLIQNCNFRKLDSNSALHVAYAGNLRVKCSSGECCSRWYFTFNGNECSGPMTIEGVVYGSPANDNPLRHRQIEGYCENIPAGQVTIGFNIGSCNKFTSTTYDGLTGWKSVSRIMIAEVPPSQK, encoded by the exons atgttttcattttttgtgacagttcttgtgctcattcaagtcattgctacttctggtggtcaaagtgtgtcagatgagagaaatcagcag gcatgtgtgtctgctggTGTACCTGGAGTACCTGGATCACCTGGAGTTAATGGATCACCTGGACGagatggaatgaaaggagaaaaGGGAATGAACGGAGAGAaaggattagttggagatgcTGGTGCACAAGGAAtaaaaggagaagaaggaaggaaaggagagaaaggaataaagggagagagaggattagttggagatgtcGGCAGTAAAGGTAATGCTGGGAAGATAGGTCCACAAGGTCCACGAGGGATAAAAGGAGAaacaggaaggaaaggagagaaaggagaagctatgacactcaactggaaacagtgtgtgtggaatAGATATGATCATAAGGACAGCGGTCTGATTCAG aactgtaattttaggaaacttgacagcaattcagctctacatgttgcatatgcaggaaatCTCAGGGTTAAATGCTCCAGTGGCGAGtgctgttctcgatggtattttacattcaatggtaacgagtgcagtggacctatgacTATTGAGGGAGTTGTGTATGGTAGTCCAGCTAATGATAATCCTCTccgtcacagacagattgagggatactgtgagaacattccagcaggtcaagtcacaattggattcaacattgGAAGCTGTAACAAATTTACATCAACAACGTATGATGGCCTTACAGGATGGAAATCAGtatctcgcattatgattgcagaagttcctccatcacaaaagtga